The segment taaaaacaaaagtgAAGTtcctaaaatcataaaataatttgttaCCTATGTTGAGACTCAGTTCAATAAACGAATCAAATTTTTTTGCTCTGATTCAGGTGGGGAATATATGAAGTAACAACTCATAGTTTTTTTCAAAGAGAGAGACATTACTCCACAACACTGTTGTCCATACACACCTGAGCAAAATGGAGTtgtagaaaggaaaaaatagacATGTTTTGGAAATGACATTAGCTCTTCTTGATACATCAAATGTTAGTAAAATGTTTTGGGGACATCAAGTCATGACTGCTAGAAAAATGCAATAAAAGAGGAACTTTCAACTTTAGAAGAAAATCATACATGGGATTAGATATACAAACCGGCTAAAACCTCTGTTATTGGAAGCAAATGGATTTATTGTATGTAAATGAAGTCTTATGGGACATTGGAGAGGTAGACATATCGACTAGAAGCTCAAGGATATAAACAATAATATGGATTGGACTATGAGGAGACTTTTTCCCCTGTTGCAAACATGACGACAATTCATGTATTGCTTACTAAATCATCTATCAAACGGTGGAacttcatcaaatggatgtgaaaaatGCATTATTACATGGTGAACTACATGATGTTATATACATGAAGCCTCATTCATGATAAAACCCAGCTCAACCTGATATGGTTTGTCGTCTTCATAAATCTCTTTATGGTCTCAAGAAAGCACCACGTGCATGGTTTGAGAAGTCCGGTCTACCATTATAAATGttggattttcaaaatttatttttgattattCATTATTCATTCGACATTCCAGTACTAGTATGGAAATTTTACTGTTATATGTGGATAATATGATTATAACCGGTAATGATGAGAATGAAATTGTACAACTCAAGAATCTTCTTAATGCAactttcaaaatgaaggaccttggcagGTTAACATAGTTTTTAGGGATGGAGGTTGAGTATTTGCAGGATGGTATCATGTTAAGACAATGGAAGTATGTAGAGGATCTCGTCACACAAGCATGTCTTAGTGATCAGAAGGTAGCTCACACACCTATGGAGATCAATATGAAGTACAAAAATGATGATAGTGACCCTCTTACAGAATCAGCATTGTATAGGAGGCTCATtggttatttaatttatttggcaATAACAAGAATTGACATCTCTTATTCAGTTCAAGTCTTGAGCCAATTTGTTACAAATCTTTGCCAACATCATTTTTATGCCCTTCCTCATAATCATTCGCTACATTTGGAGTACAATTAACCGAGGCCTTTTCTTTCATTCAGCATCATTTCTAAATCTCGAAAGATATACAGATGAAGATTGGGCAGGATGTCCAAACTCTCGAAAGTCTATGAAAGCGGGATGTTGAATGTTAATCGAATCATCACTTATCTCATGGAAGTACACGAATCAGCCAAGAATTTCAAAGTCATCAACGGAGGCAGTTATCCAAATTAATGCTTCTTAAaacaattaacatcaatttgaGAGGGGTCATTGATCATATCAGATATGATTTAACATGATTCCAAATCGTATCTGATATGTTTTCAAatcatatatgatatgattcCAAATATTTGATATGATTCTAAATCATATCCGAATAtcatatatgattttatatgatttcaaatatttgatatgATTCTAAATTATATCCGATATGATTTGATATAACATTGTGCTACAATTAGGCTTGTAcctttatatataaatagtgcatagtttataaattataagaataagaaatacataatagttttcaaactctttttggtttgatttctctattgttatcattattttgCATTGAGAAAAGAATTTCTATTTTGAGAAGAGCATAATagttttcaaaaacattttagtCAGTAAAGTGAATCTCAATTACTCCTTAAATAGGGTCTTTCGAGTATACCCAATGAGTACTATTATATGAGTGTTATTGGATATATTTTGGGAGTGGTATTGAATATCGATTTGAGTAAGAGTTGAGATATCTCAAATCTCATAACCTACGCCGCCAACATCAATAGGATCGTATTGAAATTCGGATGAATTCTCACCTGCATCAAGAAGGTTTTTTAATGGAACCATAAATTGAGTTGTGTTTATACCTcgacaaagtataggacagtcTAAGCGAGACCTTTACTTAACACATTCCTTTTGACAAACTTCAAACATCCCCCTTAATAATTATTTCCCCTGTTGCCCTAATATTCTCGCCCCAACATTGTTTTTCCTTTGGCCAGCATTTAaaagaacacaaaaaaaattagagagagaaaatagtCAATGTTAATTCATATCTAATAGAGCAACGCATATAAATAAGGAAACATGCACTACTAGTgagaaacattaaaaaaatgtaattcatCGGTGACCCCTTAAAGTTGGCATCAATTTTTacttagacaccttaactagattttgttcattttacaCACCTTCTGTCATTCCCTATTATGTCATTTTGGCATGTTTTACTGATGTGATAAAGTGAGTGTGCTACACTCATTTATGGCGCGTCTATGGCTTTATTTTAAcctatttatttcaatttttttcacttcTTCCTCATTTTCAGCTAGTACATCTTCTTACATTTCTCtctcaaaaattttcaaaaaataaatcaaaggcTTCTTTCAAATCTTCTATTATATGTGTTGGAAAAACGTAATGTTAATATTATTGAACACTATACATACTTGACCTCACCAGTTGATGGCAAGAATGTAAcccttttttcttaaaagaatgaagagtaaaattaagtttttaaaacgagaaaagacataaaatgaCATTTGAAGTTAGTTTGGATTTTCAAAATATCACTTAAATAATGCAAACGTCCCTATTACCCTCTTAAGCAATCCTGAActgatattattacatcattttttgtcCACTTGTCATATAGAGTGTGTGCACTCTCTTAAAGAGCgtgaacaaactaaaaaacgaatataattttatttttttcaagaattttgttataaaatatttttcttgtttttcttattatttcaaatttttctccttattaattttctcttttttcttttttccttcttcaaaaattcattgtcaTTTTCATTGTAACTTCTCACtttcaatatcattttttatcACAACTCCACCTCTCTTTTTTACTATATTAGTTTAACTCtcttcaactttaaaattatatctaaatattttattacatttcGAACAATTTGATAACCCActagatttcaagatgattagtagttattatttatcttttttatccaaatttcactaaaactttttcaattttcgGAGAATTCtgattctttcaaaattatcatttctaattttgaagttatatgaaaatgagataaattaattgatgatacctttaaaattttaatttttcttagaaaaataattaggttTGTTATCAATAACACAAATtctagaaaatagtataattttgaaaaggggAAATTTAAccgaagaagaaggagaaaaaaatgGAGGGGCTCAACTTGACATAAGGGTGAGGTGAGATGGGGGTGGAaggtgaagaagatgaagaagaagaaaaaatgaaggGGTAACTTGAAAGTAGGGGTGAAAGATGAAGAATTTAAAGTGAAATTAAAACTAaagcaataaaataaaagtaagtcaaaaagtaagagagagtaataaagaaaatcttgaaattaaaaaaaaaaactatatttcaaattcaattaacACGTGTCACACAATTGGTGTGTGATAAACACTTGGTATTTAAAATCTTGTATtgataaaaaatgatgtaataatatattattggaATTATTTAAGGGGTAATAGGACGCCCGcatagttaaggtgtctttttaaaaatcgGACAACTTCATATGTCAATTTATGccttttctcttttaaaaaaatctataatcATGATTTTTACATATTCACATCGCCATTATAACTTCTCAGATTTCATATTTCCAATTCTAAACACCaaattaaatgaagaaattgCAAAAAAGGTATGATGAAGAAGACAATGAAATCAAATAGATATTACgaaaaaaccatgaaaatggAGTAATATGACGGAGGAGATAATTACATGGgggggcgggggggggggggggatcttcaaattaatttgtttttaattggTCAAAGTAAAAGTAACCTTATTTTTAGcgtgaaatatttttattatgtggTGTGTCACACCAATAAACTGGCTTAATATGAAATAGATggagtaaataatttttaaataaataagcacACATTTCTTAGATCAAATATTTTCACCTTTATGTTAccctttcaaaaaattaaataaaattaattcacaaagaTAATAGAtactattgtttatttttaaaaaaaaaaaaaattcctctaTTTCAGCGGCTAATATCGTTTCATGGCTCCTTGGCTTTACATTGGAAATTACCAATGCAATCATTAATTTCTCTCGTGGCTTCGCTGCAATTAGTGTGTCTTACTTTGTATTTAGATAAGCATTTCTCATCTTCTAAAACTCACAAAGTTATCTTTAAAAGATGGAAGGAATTTTATGGCAttgataaaatagaaagaaaaaaaaaattgtgttttaatttatttatttaattttgatttgatatgaagtttaagaaaaaaaaactattggCAAATGTTGTCAGAATTTAGCTAGAATGACATTTTACCTatattattttgcttttatgaatatttttacatttttaactttaatacatttaaactaaaaatgaaagaagattaatttattttaaaatacaaaatatattaataaatttttcgaTCAAATTCTGACCATATTTTCTAGTTAGCattattcaaaagaaaatttagacTTTATAgtcttaaattaaagtaaaattaaatatattaaaatatttaatatgatcttaaacatatcagataaaaaattgaaattaaataactttgaaaaagaaatatgcattcttttctaaatttactagaaaaaaatagaacaaatgAATTGAAATAGAGAAATTTTGTATAGTTTATAGTAGGTTGATGGTTAGCACTTAGCGTAACACTAATAAATATATGGTACATTTCATTGATTggaaaactaattatttaaaataaaataagataaaatcaaaGAGAATAGGATAAGTAAACGCGTCATTTCTTCTATAAAAGATAAAATCCAAAGAGAATAGGATAAGTAATTGCGTCATTTCttccataaaaatattatatcagagaataattattaataataatcgTTTAGTAGGACGTATGGATGTATATGAATAGTGTGGAAAGTGATATACTAgcaatttttgtataaatatgctaagattattttttatgtaatgtttGGCTTGacgtattaaaaataacatgcattgcatagttcaaaaataaattgtctTGCATAAATATTCTCGAAATGATATGAAAAAGTTTTGAGATACAATTGTGTCTTTAATCATGGCAATGCATTAAAATCCTTTTTGCATTATTAACCCCATGGTCCAATGAATAACTAATGTTCGCATAAGTTGTACATGGTTGAAAAAGTAAACCaaacaatataataacaatacacAACCCACCAATATGAGTTCTAATGTATTGGTGAGAATGTTTCACCCTTAATCAAAGGTTTCGTGTTCGAGCCCTAGGAGTGTCACCCTCGAACGAGCCCCGCAGTGTGTGATCTGAATTTTGTCGAGGGCTCCAATGTGAGCTTTGGACAATGGATGAGaaacaaaaaagagtaaaatacaATACACAAGCCTAATGCTTGCATTCTTTTTTCTAATCCACTCTACCAAACGACTGTTCAAGCAAATGTTGAGAAAGAAATCCTATCTAGATTAGCAATTAAGCTGCTGATTTGTACCTGCAAATTACCTTACACCTATGTACTCTATCACGTACATAGAAACCAGGCACTACCATGATCTTAACCTTACTTGTACCTTGTGATTTTTGCCTATCTCCAAATATGTCCTCCATATAATTCTTATCAAAACTTGTATTCTCTTCAACCCTCAGAATCCCAAGTGGAGGATTGAACGAAAACGCGAGCAAATGCAGCAACCAAATGCACTTAGAAGCCACAAAGAATGCTTGTAGGAGTTGTTCTGGCCATGGCCTTCTCCAATTAAGTGATGTGATGATGCAACACATTTTCTGATCACAAAATTTACTGAAATCTTCACTATAGTATTTAGTCCCCTTTCGTAACACTTCATTCCAACTTAGGTTCCTCAACGAGACAAACGATGAGAATTGATCGTGGCAATCTTGTTGAGGGTCCAATTGTTTTGGAGCCCCATTCTTTTGGAACACAACATTCTCGAAATCTTGGAAGAGTGATTGGTTTATGATGGCTTCAACATGGTATAAGACCGCCTTTGAGTGTTTCGAGTTAAGAGAAAGCTTGTATGGTTGAAGTAGAAGGTTTAAGTTATCGGTTAAGGAATCAGCTGTCTCTTCAACTTGTGCAATAAGAGTTTTACAGAATTGCTTAACGGATAGTCTTGATTCCGATACTATCTGCAAGAATCCTTCAACCATTACCTCTTCACTAACAGGAATCGTGTTTTCTCCATCCCCATCCGTAGATTTCCCCCTTCTTGGAAGATCTATAAGCATGTTAGATACTTGAGATTCTTTTGTTTGAATTGCTTGTCTCAAGGCTTTCTTAAGCTCCTCGCAATAAGTTTCTAAGTACTCCATTTTTTGCTTCAACTCTCCTAAAGAAGACTTCATTTCCGCGACTTCCATCAAGGCTGCCTCTCTGCTTTCATTTGCTACCGCGAGTTCTTTCCTCAACATTTCAACAGAAACCACCCCGATATGATCCTTGCAAATCTGAGAGACCTCCTCAGCCTCTCTCCGATATGGTGAATTCtcattcttgtttttcttctttaactTAGGGAACAACCACGACAAGTTCATTCCTTTACTCTTTTGCTGCAATTGATTTAAAGAGTGTGAATTTGTCAATGGCACAATTACATTAGACGTTTTCCCACTTCTGCTAGCACCATCTGTCTCAGCACTTACTATAGCAGGTTTACATGATCTATTGTAAGACGAAAGCGATCTCAAGTCACCCAAAGAGCTTCTTCTAGAGTTAGAGTAATCACCACCAGGAGAGTTTCTAAGCAGAGTGATATGACCAGTATAAGAGCCGGTTACCGATCTCTGATCATCAGTTGGACAGTTATGACATTCCGATTTGATCATATTCGATGAAATTCCTTTCCTTAAGGAGGAATTAGCCTTTCTGTCATTCGATATACTGACTTCATCACAATTTTTTACTCCACCAAGACCATAATCATCCCAAAGATCAGCGTAGTCTCGATCATCGAGATGTAGTTGTTTAGATCCAGGTAATGGAGCATCTTCATAACTCTGCATACATTTCAAACTAGATCAGTATAACCtaaaatgtaaaaattgaacaaaacGCATAACCATCCGAGgaggttttaaccaaactaagccattatataaagtcattcaccaaaataatatgttttttttaaattttacaaaactagtataaacgtattccacaataacgttttaggatatattttttttaaaaaaagttgatgGCGTCAAATTGATATATGTTACTCATAGTagcgttttactcctaaaacgttactcacagtaacgttttaggagtaaaacgttactgaaaataacgttttaaaagtaaaatgttacttacagtaacgtatatcaacctaatgccgttagttttttaaaaataaaatataccctaaaacgttaccgtgaaatacgtttatactagttttgtaaaattttagaaaaatgtattactttggtaaattgttttatataatgacttagtttggttaaaaattccCATCTGAGAGTCACAAAAACATACTTTCATCggtacttttttcttttttatttgattatatcaCCTAGTGTTTAGTATACAAATTGGAGTCCCTATTAATTCGTATTCGCATCACATAAGATCAAAGGTATGAAGTAGTCAAATGGGTTCGACATCTACTATAGATACGTGTGAAATTAATTTTGtcatgtataaaaataatgtaattttccgtcaaagaaaatttaaatgaaCCCCCTGCATAAGACCTA is part of the Solanum lycopersicum chromosome 1, SLM_r2.1 genome and harbors:
- the LOC112941069 gene encoding IRK-interacting protein-like — encoded protein: MAGASTNFEENDDDEYNGVISRQEVQAAIAKAVELRAIHASLLQGINNNNSPANFIKFPPHSSSSSSPAANLFSAQDYPIFTPSYEDAPLPGSKQLHLDDRDYADLWDDYGLGGVKNCDEVSISNDRKANSSLRKGISSNMIKSECHNCPTDDQRSVTGSYTGHITLLRNSPGGDYSNSRRSSLGDLRSLSSYNRSCKPAIVSAETDGASRSGKTSNVIVPLTNSHSLNQLQQKSKGMNLSWLFPKLKKKNKNENSPYRREAEEVSQICKDHIGVVSVEMLRKELAVANESREAALMEVAEMKSSLGELKQKMEYLETYCEELKKALRQAIQTKESQVSNMLIDLPRRGKSTDGDGENTIPVSEEVMVEGFLQIVSESRLSVKQFCKTLIAQVEETADSLTDNLNLLLQPYKLSLNSKHSKAVLYHVEAIINQSLFQDFENVVFQKNGAPKQLDPQQDCHDQFSSFVSLRNLSWNEVLRKGTKYYSEDFSKFCDQKMCCIITSLNWRRPWPEQLLQAFFVASKCIWLLHLLAFSFNPPLGILRVEENTSFDKNYMEDIFGDRQKSQGTSKVKIMVVPGFYVRDRVHRCKVICRYKSAA